The sequence ACTGTGGATGTACTTATAGCTCCTGCCTTTGTTTTTCATTGATTCTTTTTCGATAAATGGACGAAAGGAATTATGGTTAATTTGACATAAAAAAAAGCGCCAATTGTCCTCAATTGGCGCCATTTAGCTTAGTGACAGGGACAGGACAAATTTCAACATCTTTTTTGGATGATTTAAAGAAATTGGCTTGCTATATTTGGTGTCTGTCTTTCATTTGTAAATTTGGTTTAGATGTTCTTTCGGGTATTGATTGAAAATATATTTAATTTCCCAAATAATATTTTAATAATTATTGTTTTCAAATAAGCATTAGTTAAATAGGTAACTTTACCTGTTTTTTTATACTTTTCAGATTTTATCAATACAATTCTGGATGTATCTACCGCCAAAAGAAATAAATCAAAGGTTTTCTTTTTTCTAATGCCGTATCCCGGAGAACTTTTCCAGCTGTCCGGGATCTAACATCAAAGGATGATAACGGAATTTTTTTTTGACTCTCGTTAAGACTGCACCTGATTTGAAGTTTCAGGCAAGTCTTCTCTTTTGCCTGATGGCTTATCTGTATTTGATATTTATGCTTATTATATCAGAAGCCAGGTCATTGGATCTATTGTAATGGCCGTAGCGTATCTCCAGTGTATTCCAGTGTTTCAGTCCAAAAATACCGTCAGGCGGGGTAAATTTTAACCCCATTCCCACAAAACTGCTGTTGAATTTCGATAAGTCATAGTTGCTAGTGTAATACTCATCAGCGGCAGTATGTTCGCCGTATGGTTTGAAATACTTAGCCGCACTCTGAGAGTAATACCTGTAGAACGGGCTGAGCGAAAAAGCCTGGGTCAGTTTTACAGGAATTTCAAGATCAGCAGTATGCGCTTTTAGATTCCAGTCATCGGTATAATAGCGGTAATAGGCCCTTATGATGATGTTGTCCCCCATAAAATAGCTGGCCCTGATTCCGAGAGGAATTTTAAAACGCGTATCGGGCATTTTTTCCTGATGCACTGAGCCGTCTGCAAAATAAACCCTGTGGAAGGGAAGGCTTAAATACCCATTCTGGCTGATTACATCCCCGACAAGCATTACCTGAAGCCTTTGATTGATAACCTGTGAGTAGCTCAAGGTTCCGGCAAAGGTGTTTCTGTTGGCACTGTCATAACCTTCACTGCCAGGATCTCTAAGCTCTATAGGCTCAATAAGCTTCAGCTGGTCGATAAAAGTCTGGAAGCGTGCCGTAAACTCTCCGTTCCTGTCTTTTGTTTTCTGAGAAAAACTGATGTTTCCCCCAAAGGACTGGTAGTCAAACTCAGTGGAAGAAGAAACGCCAATACCAATAGTGCGGCCTTTCTGTTCGTTCTCTCTAAGATAGGTCAGCGATGGATAAAACCTGTTATCTGATGAAGAGGCTGAAGAGTTGGCACTCAGGTCGATCATATCAGAAGAGGCAGAGGTATAGTGGTCAATTCCCGCTTCGATGTCAAAGGTATGCTTGATGCCTGTCTGCCCATATTTGATCAGTCTGACATCAATGGTGTTGGCAATATCGGTAAGCTTCTGGGTTCCGATTCCTCCAGTTACGGCGGAATGATCGCCATTCTGGCTGTAATAGCTCGATACGAGATTTACCTCTTCAACTTTAAGCTTTCTGCTTTTATAGCCTGTAGAATCAGCTGGGATATCCTGCGCTCTTGACTGGAACAATGCCAGCAACGCTGCTCCTGTAAGAAATACTCTTTTCATCTTTAATAAGGCATAAAATTAATTGCATCCGCAGCCTCCGCCGCTTTTTCCTGCATTTGCCCCGGAAGCTCCTTCTCGGTAGGATTGGAAACTGAGTTCCGTTTTTTCGATTTTCCTGTTCGAAAGCAACATTTCAGAATCGTTGAGTTTTCCTTTCTGGTATTCCTTTACACTGGTACAGGAACCAAGCAGCAGGCCCGCAAGAGCGGCACTGCATAACAATGCGAGATTTTTTTGCGTTAGCTTTTTCATTTCAGATTAATGTTTTTGGATGTGTAGATCTTATTGCTCTCGTCAATTATAATACAATATAAATCAGAAATCTGATCTATTAGGAATAATCCAGCCCTGATGCCCATAACAGCTATGGGTGTAGCCATGGCATCTGCAAATTCCGCGTTTGAGGCAATAATAGTGACGCTTTTTATTCCTCTTATCGGAAGGCCTGTTTTTGGGTCAATTGTATGCGAATATTTTTTGCCGTCTATAGTTATGTACTTTTCATAGTTTCCCGAAGTGGCCACCGCTTTGTCGGATATCTCCATGTAGGAGAATGCGGCATTGGGAGAGTCCGGATCTGCCACTCCGATTGTCCACTTCCGGCCGTCGGGTTGCAGCCCCCAAGCAGAAAGGTCGCCGCTGGCATTAATGATGCCGCTTTGCACGCCCCGCTTAAGCAAGACCTGTTTGGCCATTTCGGCGGCATATCCTTTTCCGATTCCTCCAAAACCTATCCTCATCCCTTTTTCCCTTAGAAAGACAGTCGTGTTTTCCCTGTCAAGGATGATGTTTCGGTAATCGATCAGATGCACCATCTTTTTTGCAGTCTGCACATCGGGCAATTTGGTCATGGCCCTGTCAAAATTCCAAAGGCTTTTGTCTATGCTTCCATAGGAAATGTCAAAGGCGCCCTGGGTGATCTTTGAAATGCCGATGGACCTTTCGATGAGGTTGAAGACTTCCAGATCGACTTCAACTGGCCTGATTCCTGCATTCTCATTTATGAGATTGGTCTGGCTGTCTTCTTTGTAAGTAGTCAGAAGTTTTTCAATCCGCCTGATTTCTTCAATAGCCAGGCTGATATTCTCATTTCCTGTTTTCTCATTATGTGCGACAACCGTAATGGTAAAGCTGTTGCCCATGAGTTTTAGGGACTGGGAATATTTTTTATTTTCAGATATGTTATTTTCGGCTCTCACAGATCGCTTTTATTTCGGCTGTCCACTCATCAGGAGTCGTTTCCGGTTTTCCATGCCAGGTTTTGATTACCTTGCCATCTGCGCCCAAAAGAAGCGTAAGAGGAAAACTTCCTTCCTTATTATAAATTTCGGCTAAATCCTCGTTTCGCTTTACCTGCTCTGGAGTTCCAATATTTTTCTTTTTTCTTGGAAAATCAGCATTGACAAGTACTAAGTTTTCATTTGCCATAGCAGTAAAAACTGCGCTTTCTAGATAGTTCTTGCGCGTCACGATACAAGGTCCGCACCAGTCAGAACCCGAGAAATTCAAGAGGATTAATTTGTGTTTTTCTTTTGCAGTTTTTTTTGCATTATTAAAGTCAGGTTCCCAGTTTATGGAAAGCGTCATTGTCAGTGCAAGGAATATAGTTATTAATTTCATTTTTTCTTTTTTTGGTATATACGAAATAACGAATATGTATGGATCTTATTTTTTCGATTTTCTTAATATTAGATTAATTTTTTTAGGTGATTTTGAGCCTTGTTTTCTTGTTTTAAGCAGTCTGGACTCCAAAAATATATCCGACCAGGGCTGAGGCGGCCATAGCAAAAGTACCCCAGATGCAGATCCGAAGGACTGATTTAAGGATATTTGAGCCTCCCGCCTTAGCGGCAAGAATCCCTGAGAAAGCCAGGAAAAGAATGGAAAAGGCATATTGGCAGAAAATCATGTCTTTAATGGGGGCAAAAAATGCTACCAGCAGGGGAAGAAAACCTCCAATAATAAAAGATACCGCCGATGCAAATGCAGCTGCTAGAGGATTGGCCTGCGTGATTTCGTTGATCCCCAATTCATCCCTTGCATGTGCTTCAAGGGCGTCATGAGCCATCAATTCTGAGGCCACCTGCCTAGCCAGTTCTTCATTCAGCCCCCTTCGTATATAAATCTTCGCTAATTCTTCAAGTTCCTCTTGCGGCATATTCTGCAGTGCCAATTTTTCCCTTTCGAGATCAGCTGATTCAACATCTGATTGCGAACTGACCGATACATATTCCCCGGCAGCCATGGACAGCGCGCCTGCAACCAGTCCAGCAACTGCAGCAAGCAGAACAGGCTCTCTGGCTGTGCTTGCCGCTGCGACGCCAATCGTAAGACTGGTGGTCGAAAGTATCCCATCATTGGCTCCAAGTACTGCCGCCCGGAGCCAGCCGCTTCTGTTAATATAATGAACCTCAGATTCCATAATTTTTATTTAGCAGTTTTACCCAGTCACGGTCTTCAGAGGTTTTCTGCGTGCCGCCAAAATTGTTTTTACACTGTTTATTTTTTTATCTATGCCTGTAAGGGCTCTCTGCACATGGTCTTTATCAGCAATGCTCATTTTAGCCGGCTTGAAATTCATAATAAAATTAACTTAAATCCTTTTTGGATATGAGAATAATACCATTAGAATGATTCTAAATTTAATAGGAAATTATATTTATATTGTATATCGTTCTTTGTTAGCCCAAAATTAAAAGGAAGATTCCTACTGCTGTGTGAGATTTCAGCAAAAAAAGAATGCCTTATGAAGTGCTCTTTCAATATACCCGGCTAGCCTGTTTTGCCTGCCTGCCTGCCTGACTGCGTGAAAATGCTGACTGGCACTAGATGGAACAGGATTGAGGCGCAGGATAAACATGCGGTCTGTTTTACGCAGACCCAAATGGAGCAGTTCAGGGCTTTTATGGAGATATATCGACTAAATTTCCCTGGACTGCATTATTTTTGAAAAAAGCCTGCAGATAAAATCATTTTTCAAATAATCCATCCTTTTCCCATTGCTTGACTATATCTATAGTTTCCTGGGGCATTCTTGGGCCTCCTTTAGGCATCAGCACACTATTGCCGTTTTCCAGGGAAATTCGGATAATGAGGCTTCGTTTTAAAACAGCATCTTTGACTTGGGCATATGTGACAAGAGATATAGGGGCACCGTTTGTAGGAACCGCTGCATGGCAGACAATGCAGTTATTGTCAATAATTGATTTTACATCCTTGTCATATGTTACTGATCCGGCAGGCGCGGTGGTGTTCATTGGAGCGGAGGAATCATCATTTGAGCAGCCTGCAAGGATTATGGCGGCTAATAAAACGGAACATGCTTTTTGTAGTTTCATAACGTGTTTTTTTAGTTTACAAAGCAGACATGATTTTCATCTCAAGGAATGCTTTTCACCTATATACGTCAAAATTTATTTTACAGATTTTAAGAAGTACTTTTTTTATCCATTCAAATTCAGATTAAGACTTTTACTGGCTGTATAAAAAATAGAGCGTGAGGGATGCTGTTTTTACCCATAGCTGATGCTGGGGAAAATATTCAAACTATTTAAAATAATTCTAAACTAAAGTTTTCTTTTTACTTGTTAAAACCATCCTAAAAAAGTTTCCGTATATGATCTTAAATCTAACCGATATAAAAATCACGTATGAAAATCAACAAGTACATCAAAAAAGCACTTTGGATCGCAATGGGAATTACGGTCCTATTTTCGGCAATTCTTCTTTTCCATATCATTACTGCCAAGCCTGCGGTTTATGACACTCCAAACCTGCAGGTAAGCCGCATTGATTTCAAGCAAGCTATCGATTCTGCGCAGGCCATACAGATTTGCGCTGATCTGAGATCCATTAAAGGGCTGACCTCAGATTCCATCATTATCAAGAGAAACGTAGTGGTTTATTTCCATAATAACAGAATCACAAATTCGAAAAAGGTCTATGCGCAGCTGATGGCCAAAAGGCATTATGATGCCCAGCCTTATATACTGCCTGAAAATCTGGCTTCCAAAGAAGTTTGTCCTATGGACCAAAACAGTCTGGGCTATAAGTTGTCCCAGAAGATCAATCATTTTTTTAATTAACCCTTTAAATATAATTGTTATGAAAAATTATTCTAAAATTGCCTTAAGCGTGTTATTCCTTTCAGCAGCTGTTTTTACATCCTGCAGCAATGATGATGAGACTCCGGCTCCTGTAAAAGCATCCATATATGAGCGATTGGGAGGCACTAAAATGGTCGCAGATCCTGATAATTCGGGACAGATGATCGAGCAGGGGCGCTTGAGCTTCCGTAAAGTGGTCAATTCAACCATCGGATTGATAGTTGCCGATATCCAGTCCAATGCATCAGGAAACCTGCAGGCTCATTTTGCACCCCTTTTGGCCGAAACCGGAACAACCCAGGCTACAAATATTGCAAAATTATCCGATAACCTGACTGATTTCTTTTCATTCAACACCGGAGGCACCAATGCAGTAAATACGTATTCGGGCCTGAGCATGGCGGCGGCGCACAACCCTGCGACAAATCCTAGAATGGGAACAAAATCCAGCAGTGCTGACTATACAAAATTCGAAGGTTATGTGGGCGCGGCGGCCAATGCGAACGGCGTTGCCTCAAACACAGAACTCTATACGGATATTGTGGCAGTTTTGGAATCATTGAGAACGCCTATCGTCCAAAAATAAGTAATCTTCCCAAAAAAACGCCGCCTTTTTCTGCGGGCGGCGTTTTTGTTTTAAACATTTTTTTATTCCAAAATGAGCATGCCTGCCTAAAGAAACCCCTTTTCAGTATAAATTTCTTTTATGCCATCTTTGGCCATATCATGATACATGGATTGAAATGATTGCCAGCGGCTTTGCCTTGGAGCCGTTTATCGGCATACCTGTAAAAACATCATTGCGAATTGATGTTATAACGCAGACTTCCCTAAATTGTCGAATCTTAAATTAAAGTTATCCCATGGAAAATTTTAAGCTGTCGCAAAACACGACCTTTTACGCCTTAGGATTAAGCTATAAAAAAGCAGATGCCCTGATCAGGGGAAAATTCAGCCTGGACCCTAAAGCACAGACTGAACTGCTGGCGCAGGCTAAAGATGAAGGAATAGAGTCATTACTTGTGATTTCCACCTGCAACAGGACTGAAATCTATGGCTGGGCTTCTCATCCCTATGAACTGATAAAAC comes from Flavobacterium sp. KACC 22761 and encodes:
- a CDS encoding DUF3570 domain-containing protein codes for the protein MKRVFLTGAALLALFQSRAQDIPADSTGYKSRKLKVEEVNLVSSYYSQNGDHSAVTGGIGTQKLTDIANTIDVRLIKYGQTGIKHTFDIEAGIDHYTSASSDMIDLSANSSASSSDNRFYPSLTYLRENEQKGRTIGIGVSSSTEFDYQSFGGNISFSQKTKDRNGEFTARFQTFIDQLKLIEPIELRDPGSEGYDSANRNTFAGTLSYSQVINQRLQVMLVGDVISQNGYLSLPFHRVYFADGSVHQEKMPDTRFKIPLGIRASYFMGDNIIIRAYYRYYTDDWNLKAHTADLEIPVKLTQAFSLSPFYRYYSQSAAKYFKPYGEHTAADEYYTSNYDLSKFNSSFVGMGLKFTPPDGIFGLKHWNTLEIRYGHYNRSNDLASDIISINIKYR
- a CDS encoding DUF4266 domain-containing protein, with the protein product MKKLTQKNLALLCSAALAGLLLGSCTSVKEYQKGKLNDSEMLLSNRKIEKTELSFQSYREGASGANAGKSGGGCGCN
- a CDS encoding FAD:protein FMN transferase, producing the protein MRAENNISENKKYSQSLKLMGNSFTITVVAHNEKTGNENISLAIEEIRRIEKLLTTYKEDSQTNLINENAGIRPVEVDLEVFNLIERSIGISKITQGAFDISYGSIDKSLWNFDRAMTKLPDVQTAKKMVHLIDYRNIILDRENTTVFLREKGMRIGFGGIGKGYAAEMAKQVLLKRGVQSGIINASGDLSAWGLQPDGRKWTIGVADPDSPNAAFSYMEISDKAVATSGNYEKYITIDGKKYSHTIDPKTGLPIRGIKSVTIIASNAEFADAMATPIAVMGIRAGLFLIDQISDLYCIIIDESNKIYTSKNINLK
- a CDS encoding thioredoxin family protein, producing MKLITIFLALTMTLSINWEPDFNNAKKTAKEKHKLILLNFSGSDWCGPCIVTRKNYLESAVFTAMANENLVLVNADFPRKKKNIGTPEQVKRNEDLAEIYNKEGSFPLTLLLGADGKVIKTWHGKPETTPDEWTAEIKAICESRK
- a CDS encoding VIT family protein; the protein is MESEVHYINRSGWLRAAVLGANDGILSTTSLTIGVAAASTAREPVLLAAVAGLVAGALSMAAGEYVSVSSQSDVESADLEREKLALQNMPQEELEELAKIYIRRGLNEELARQVASELMAHDALEAHARDELGINEITQANPLAAAFASAVSFIIGGFLPLLVAFFAPIKDMIFCQYAFSILFLAFSGILAAKAGGSNILKSVLRICIWGTFAMAASALVGYIFGVQTA